GATTGAATTACTTGACTGTTTCCTGATCCGAGGTGTTTATTCCAAAATGATATAAATTCAGAAGAAATGGTTTTTCTGGTGATGATAGGGAACGGGCTGAAGACTCGCAAGCTCGGGGCTGAAGACAGCGGGCTGAAGAACTGGTTTTCTTTCATCCCTCATCTTTCATCCCTCATCCCTTCCAAAAACCCGGAACCCGATTTTTCTTCATTCTTCATTCTTCATTCTTCATTCCTCGCGGAAGTTCAAACCAGAAAACGCTTCCACCCTGAGGATGATTTTCCGCTCCGACGCGCCCGCCGTGCAATTCAACCAGATCCTTGACGATGGAAAGACCCAGCCCGGTTGATGATTCGCCGCCGGTTGGACGGGCGCTCAGTCGTTGAAAGCGGGTAAAAAGCCGCTTTTGATCGTCTTCCGTAAGTCCTGGTCCGGCATCCTTGATGGAAGTTCGAACCAGGTGGGCGCGACATTCAAGCGTGACATAAATTTCTTTGCCGGGTGCTGTGAATTTGATGGCGTTACTCAATAAATTTTCCAGAACCTGGCTCAATCGTTCTGCATCACCTTCAACCTGGCAGTGTCCATTTGCCGTTACATTCAGGGTTTGATATTTGGCGACGGCTTGTGGTTGAAATGTGGAAATAGCTGATTTGACAAGGGTTGATAGATCAACTTGGTTTTTCTCCAACCGAACTTTCCCACTTTCGAGTGCCGCCGTATCGAGGAGCGCATTGATCAGGTTGAGTAACCGCTGGGATTCAGAATCAATAAATGACAGGTATTCATCACATTGCCGGGCCTGGTCAACCTGCTGCAAGACGTCTTGTGTAATGGAGGCAAACCCTTTGATGGTGTAGAGCGGACTTTTCAGATCGTGGGCCGCAATGCTCAAGAGTTCAGTCTTGAGACGGTCGGCGGCCTCAGCCGCCCGGCGCTGAGTTTCGGCTTCGAGGCGGGCGGCTTCGGTTTTTTCTTTTTCCTGACGAAGCGTTTCAGTCCGTTGACGGACAATTCGTTCGAGGGTTTCAGCCCGCCGACGAATCTGACGTAACCGGAGCGCCTGGATGCCTAGCCCAAACCCAAACAACGCTAGCCCACACCCGGCATAAAACCAGGTGGTCTGGTAAAAGCGCGGTTTGATGGTAAAGGTCAAGGTCGTGCCGGTTTCATTCCAGATACTGTCGTTATTGCAGGCAATGACCCGAAAGCGGTACTCCCCAGGCGGCAGGCTGGTAAAATAGGCTGTTCGCCGGGTGCCGGCTTCAACCCAGGTTGGATCCCACCCTTCAAGCTGGTATCGAAATTTAACTTTGCTCGGGACGGCAAAACTCAGCCCGGTGTAATGAATTTCAACTGATTTGGTTTGACCGGGCTCAAAAGTCAGGTGGGCTTGAGGCAGCCGCGAAGCGCCATCAATGGTCAGTTGTTCGATTCGCACCGCTGGGGGCACCCGATTGAGTTTTCCTGGGTCAACCGAAACTACGCCGCGCAATGTCGGGAACCACAAGGTGCCATCCGCCGCCTTCCAGCCAGCCGGTTGAAACCCACCGTTGGTCTCGCTCACCGCCATGCCGTCGGCTTTGTCATAGCCGACACTTGAAATCGAGATTCTCTTCCTGTCGGCATAGTCATTTAACTCACGTTTGGAAACCCGGCAAATGCCTCGATTTCCACTCAGCCAGAATGACCCTTCTGAATCTTCAAAAATAGCCGAGACGACATTGTCAAAAAGGCCGGTTGAAATGGTGAACTGGGTGAACCGGCCATCTTTCAAGCGGTTCAGCCCGCCGCCATACGTGCCAACCCAGAGCGAACCGTCAGTATCCAGGTACAACGAGCGGGTCAGATTGTTAGATAATCCTTGCCGGGTGGTAAAAAAAGTGAATCTTCCCTGGTGAAACCTCGCCAGGCCATTGTCAGTTGCGACCCAGACCGTACCATCGGGCGACTCCAAAATGGACCTGATCCAGTTTCCTGAAATCGTGTCGGAGGGAAGAGACGCGACAAACCGCCCATTCTCCCAACGGTTGAGTCCGCGCCAGGTTCCAACCCAGAGTGTTCCGGTTGGGCCAAGCGAGATGGCATTCACATTGTTGTTTGACAGCCCATCGGCTTCGGTAAGGTGGGTAAATTGTCCGCCGTTACGCCGTAGAATCCCTTGAGCCGTTCCAATCCAGAGCGTACCTTCCAGGTCTTCACAAACCGCGAAAATGTCTGAGACCTTAATGTTGTTTGGCAACGAAATCAGTGAAACGCTTTTATCGGCGGCGATGCGTTTGAGTTGTGAACCAGTTCCGATCCAGATAGTACCCTGACGATCCCCACCGACGGTTTTGGTTTCTTGATCGGAAATGCCATCGGCTGCGGTGTAGGCTGCAATAACTCCCGTGCGAAAGCTAAAGAGTCCATTGCCGCTGGAGCCGGCCCATAACGTTCCTTCATGGTCTTCCATCAGCGACAGCAAAATGATTGGGGGTGTCCCCTGGGCTGGCACAAGGTGATGCTGCTTCAGATGCTGTTTCATCTGAAACAATCCCAAATCCGTCGCCGCCCAAATAATACCTGCCCGACTTTGGATCAAGTGACTGATCCATCGGAATGTGGGATGAGTTTCCCCCGGCGGGGTAAAATGTTGGATCTCTCCGAGCGGGGAACGGTGAATGAGTTCGTGAAGACCTCCAATCCACAGGTGACCTTCCCGGTCTGGCAACAGGGTCGTAACTTGAATGGATGGAATAGTTGATTCTAGCTCAAGCCGGTTGTTTTCAATTCGGTAAAGTCCTGCCACTGTTCCGGCCCACAGTATGTGCTTATCACGGACCAGGGCATTGACCTGTGGAATTCTGGTTCCATCTGCTTTGGTCACCGTTTGAAACCGGCTGTTTTCAAATTTTGTCAGCCCGCTTTCGGTTCCAACCCAAATAATCCCGGATTGGTCTTCCGCAATGGTATTAATTCCTCCCGCTGGCAGTCCATCGGTCGTGGTGTAAAACGTCCACATGTGGTCTTTCAACCGCATCAGTCCACCTACTTCAGTTGAAATCCACAAACTCCGATCCTGAGCTTCATACAGCGTAATCAACCGATTTGAGAGAAACTCAGGGATGTTTTCAGTGGTAAAAGTGGTAAAGGTGACTCCATCAAATCGAACCAACCCGCCAAACGTCACAAACCAAATATATCCATCCTGGGTTTGCAGGATCCGCATGACCGTGTTTTGCGGCAAGCCGTCTTCCACCTGCCAGTTGCGAATGAGCGAAAATTGACGGGTTCGAGCCACAGGGACTGACTCAGCCCAGAGTTGAGTTCCAGGACTGGCGGCAAAGCAGAGTATCCAAACAGAAACCCCAACTATTTGGAAAAAAACGCGACTCTGCCTGTCAGGAGAGAGTTGAGGGCTTTCCTGCAGGTTTTGAACCCACATTTGAAGTCGAAGTAACAATCGGGAAAACATCGGCAGTAGAGTTGAGAAATGAATAGTCGGATATTACACCGACTGACCCACATCCCTTTGAGGCTCCGGGGACTCTAGGCTCCCGAAAGTCGCCAAGGTGCGAACGAGAATGTTTTGTGCGCCGACGGTATCGGCATCGGCGGTGTGACCACAATGCCGACACAAAAACTTCTCTCCCTTGCGGTTGTCTTTATGCACCGTACCACACTGGGGACATGCGCGGGACGTGTTGGCCGGATCGACGCGGACAAGCTGAACACGGTTCACTTGCGCGAGTTCGGAGATCCGGGTGAGTACGTGCCGGTACGTCCACGGTGCCATTGCCTTGCGAAACTTCTTCCCACGTTTTTTCGATTTCCCGCGCTTGAGGTTTTTCAGGGATTCAACCCCAATCACGGCCAGCGTCGGCCAGGGAAGTGATTTGACCACGCGGTTGATGAACACTTTGCGTTCGGTATGCGCCCTCCCCCGGCCACGACTGCCCGGCTTCCGGCGGTTGATTTTATTGCGGATGGCTTTGAACTCCGTGCCGTAGTGACGGCCCTCGGAATCGGACAGCAGTTTGTTGACCCCGATGTCAACGCCCAGCCGCACGCCTTCCGTTTTGGGCTCCAGATCCGGGAGTTCAATCCACACTACGATTCCAGTCTCCGACAGCGCGCACCCTTGAATCAGTCGAGCCCCCTCCATCCCTTGCCAGTGATTCAAAACAGCCGTTCGTTTGGTCGGAATCGAAATCCGCTCGCCTTTCTTGAGGCACGACACCCGGATCACCAGATCGAAACTGCCCCGTCCCACTTCCACCGACACAATCTTGGCATCGAGCACCGCGCTTCCCGTAAACACCGGACACCTGGCCTTCGTCCCCAGCGCTTTCGCCGACTTCCTGGTCGCCACCACGATTTCAAGCGCTTGCTTCAGGGCCTGACTTTTCAACCGTTCCGTCAGCCGGGTATCAGTCAATCTGGCCAGCGTCGCTTTATCCAGCTTGCCGGGTGTCTCCCACAGCGACCGAATATAGAAGTTAACCGCCGCCCGGTACGCCTCCAGCAGTGCCGCGATCTTGCGTCGTTTGGTTTCGGTCGCAAATTTCAGCGTCACTTTGCAGGCTCGTCGCATCTCGCTTCTCTCGCAAGAGGTGATTTTCACCTCTTCATCACTCCGTTCCGTTGCCCAGTCCAAAATTGTTTTATATTTGACTATATTACAATGTACTTGCCTATAAGTCAACCAATCAGTTGCAAGACCATTTTGCAATGCTCGTCTTGAAGTCAGTCAAGTAATTCAATCAAATAAACTTAGTGAACGACTGACTACTGACTACTGACTACTGACTACAAACTCGAATTATGATTGATTGGACCGCTGTTGCTACCGTTTTTTCAGTGTATTGTGTTGGAGTTGTCAGCCCTGGCCCCAACTTTGTCGCCGTTTCACATCGGGCCGCCGCAACCACACGCTCTCAGGCACTGGCGCTCGTGGCTGGAATTGTGCTGGTCAACCTGTTTTGGGCAGCGTCAGCCATTTTAGGGATTGGCATTGTGTTTACCGCTTTTCCCTGGGTGGCCCTGCTGGTCAAATTCACGGGTGCAGTCTACCTGATCTGGTTTGGCTGGAGGTTATTAACTTCAACTCACCCCATATCAACTTCAGAAACCGAGGAAGCTCAAAAAAATAACCTCACCCAGGCATTTGTTCACGGAATTGCCACCAACATCGCCAATCCCAAATCCGTGGCTTTTTATGCGGCGGTGTTTTCATCGGCAGCCCCAGCTCAGGTCAATTTTGGCACCTTGCTGGCCATGCTTTCTGTCGTTGGCGTGATTGCCTCAATCTGGTACGGATCAGTCGCCGTTGTGCTCTCGCACGCTCCCTTTGCGGCTGCCTACCGGGCAAAAAAACGATGGATTGACCGCACGTGTGGCGTCCTGATTATGGCGCTTGGTATTCGGCAAGGATTGAGTAAATAATCCTTGAAACCCCTGAAATGCAGTTCAACCAAGGTAGCGAACGTGGAATCCAGACAACTTCAATTCGATTTTCAAAGCACGATCAGGAGTGATTCTTCGCCAGAAATGATGGCGGTCATGACAAGTGCTGGTGTTGAATCTGAACCCTCGCAGGGGGCAATTTTTACCCGACCTGAAGTTGTTGAGTTTATCCTCGATCTGGTTGGATACACCCAGGATAAACCGCTCTATCAGAAGCGAATCTTAGAACCTTCATTTGGAAAAGGTGATTTTTTGATTCCAGTGCTCAGCCGCTTGCTGGCAGCCTGGAACGTATCAAAAAGTTCAATTCCAGTGGTTGAGGCACTTGGGAACTCAATTCGTGCCGTTGAACTCCACACCACGACTTTTCAAGAAACCAAAACAGTTGTGTTGAACCTCCTTGTACACGCAGGCATTGACCAACAATCAGCCAGTACCCTGATGAATCGGTGGCTGATTCAAGGTGACTTTCTGCTTGAACAACTCGGTCAAACTTTTGATTTTGTCGTTGGCAACCCCCCATATGTTCGGCAGGAGTTGATTCCAGCACCTTTGCTTTCCAAATATCGGAAGCGCTACAAAACACTGTATGACCGGGCAGACCTCTATATTCCATTTATTGAAGGCTCACTGCTTGCGCTTTCAAAAGGCGGAATTTTGGGGTTTATTTGCCCGGATCGGTGGATGAAGAACCGCTACGGCGGCCCCTTGCGCAGACTGATTGCTGACCAGTTTCATTTAAAATTTTATGTTGACATGGTTGATACCACAGCATTTCAGAGTGATGTTACGGCCTACCCGGCAATCACGGTCATCAGCCGGGAAAAGCCTGGAGTCACTCGCCTCGCACATCGTCCATTGATTGAACGGACAGTCCTCCACCATCTCGCCAGCGAACTCCAGACCAATCATCTTTCAGCAACAAGTTGCCAGGTACGTGAACTTGCGGGTATTGCTCATCAGGCTGAACCCTGGTTACTCGAATCATCTGATCAACTGGCGCTGATTCGTCGAATTGAAAATCAGTTTCCACTTCTGGAAGCAACTGGTTGCAAGGTTGGTATTGGCGTTGCAACCGGCGCCGACCAGGCGTTCATTGGGAATTTTGATCAGCTTGAGGTTGAAGAAGATCGAAAATTGCCGCTGGTGACGACCCGTGACATTCAATCAGGTGAAGTAAAATGGCAAGGTCAAGGGATAGTGAATCCATTTACTGAAACCGGGAGGCTGGTCAATCTTTGTGAATATCCAAAACTCAACCAGTATCTTGAGGATCGGAAGGAAATCATTGCCGCTCGCCACTGTGCCCGGAAGAACCCGACCAACTGGTACCGCACAATTGACCGCATTACCCCAGAACTTGCCAGACAACCAAAGCTTTTGATTCCTGATATTAAAGGGAACGCCCATATTGTTTTTGAGCGCGGCGAGCTTTATCCACACCATAATCTATATTTTGTTATCTCCAATGCCTGGGATTTGCGGGCACTGCAAGCAGTTTTGCTTTCGTCGGTAACCAGATTGTTTATTGCCACTTACACAACAAAAATGCGCGGTGGATATTTACGATTTCAAGCCCAATATCTTCGGCGACTTCGAATTCCACACTGGAATGATGTACCCGATGAGCTTCAGCAAGAACTGATTGGAGCGGCTGAAAATTTGGATCTTCAAGCCTGTAACCGCGCTGTGTGTACGTTGTACAGTCTCACAATTGAAGAACAATCAATCCTTGGATGCGATGGTGAATAATGCCTCTTGAACTTGTTGATTTTGA
The nucleotide sequence above comes from Acidobacteriota bacterium. Encoded proteins:
- a CDS encoding transposase, whose amino-acid sequence is MRRACKVTLKFATETKRRKIAALLEAYRAAVNFYIRSLWETPGKLDKATLARLTDTRLTERLKSQALKQALEIVVATRKSAKALGTKARCPVFTGSAVLDAKIVSVEVGRGSFDLVIRVSCLKKGERISIPTKRTAVLNHWQGMEGARLIQGCALSETGIVVWIELPDLEPKTEGVRLGVDIGVNKLLSDSEGRHYGTEFKAIRNKINRRKPGSRGRGRAHTERKVFINRVVKSLPWPTLAVIGVESLKNLKRGKSKKRGKKFRKAMAPWTYRHVLTRISELAQVNRVQLVRVDPANTSRACPQCGTVHKDNRKGEKFLCRHCGHTADADTVGAQNILVRTLATFGSLESPEPQRDVGQSV
- a CDS encoding LysE family translocator → MIDWTAVATVFSVYCVGVVSPGPNFVAVSHRAAATTRSQALALVAGIVLVNLFWAASAILGIGIVFTAFPWVALLVKFTGAVYLIWFGWRLLTSTHPISTSETEEAQKNNLTQAFVHGIATNIANPKSVAFYAAVFSSAAPAQVNFGTLLAMLSVVGVIASIWYGSVAVVLSHAPFAAAYRAKKRWIDRTCGVLIMALGIRQGLSK
- a CDS encoding Eco57I restriction-modification methylase domain-containing protein; translation: MMAVMTSAGVESEPSQGAIFTRPEVVEFILDLVGYTQDKPLYQKRILEPSFGKGDFLIPVLSRLLAAWNVSKSSIPVVEALGNSIRAVELHTTTFQETKTVVLNLLVHAGIDQQSASTLMNRWLIQGDFLLEQLGQTFDFVVGNPPYVRQELIPAPLLSKYRKRYKTLYDRADLYIPFIEGSLLALSKGGILGFICPDRWMKNRYGGPLRRLIADQFHLKFYVDMVDTTAFQSDVTAYPAITVISREKPGVTRLAHRPLIERTVLHHLASELQTNHLSATSCQVRELAGIAHQAEPWLLESSDQLALIRRIENQFPLLEATGCKVGIGVATGADQAFIGNFDQLEVEEDRKLPLVTTRDIQSGEVKWQGQGIVNPFTETGRLVNLCEYPKLNQYLEDRKEIIAARHCARKNPTNWYRTIDRITPELARQPKLLIPDIKGNAHIVFERGELYPHHNLYFVISNAWDLRALQAVLLSSVTRLFIATYTTKMRGGYLRFQAQYLRRLRIPHWNDVPDELQQELIGAAENLDLQACNRAVCTLYSLTIEEQSILGCDGE